One genomic window of Mucilaginibacter sp. SJ includes the following:
- a CDS encoding Gfo/Idh/MocA family protein has protein sequence MTEEKDKTPNPSRRQFIKSSAIAAAGFMIVPRHVLGGKGFIAPSDKLLIAGVGAGGKGQSDIANFYKSGKAEIAFLCDVDDRRAARSRSDFPKAKYYKDWREMFDKEHKHFDAVSVSTPDHNHAIITYNAMQLNKHVYVQKPLTHDIWEARLLTEAAKKYKVVTQMGNQGASNDGTRLMSEWYDADLIGDVHTVYCWTNRPVWPQGIAWPPPQPNIPKELDWDLWLGTAPKKDYVDKLVPFNWRGWWDYGTGALGDMGCHLVEAPFRVLGIQYAKDVQASVGSVYVDEFKEGHFPESCPPSSHITLTFPKTDKTKGDVTLHWMDGGIQPERPAELLASEDFGGEEGNGTLFIGTKGKMYASTYSDAATLLPKSLTKSAKAPQKWARVPGGANGHYAQWVEGCIAGYGKTELSSSFDKAGPLTEALLMANLAVRGHELNGGRVKLVWDNQAMKVTNFDAVNQYIKRDYREGFVLKA, from the coding sequence ATGACTGAAGAAAAGGACAAAACCCCAAACCCGTCGAGACGCCAATTTATTAAAAGCAGCGCTATAGCGGCCGCTGGTTTTATGATAGTTCCGCGCCATGTTTTGGGCGGTAAAGGTTTTATAGCTCCAAGCGACAAGTTATTGATTGCCGGCGTAGGTGCCGGTGGTAAAGGACAAAGCGATATTGCTAATTTTTACAAAAGCGGCAAAGCCGAGATCGCCTTCCTGTGCGATGTTGACGACCGCAGAGCGGCAAGGTCACGCAGCGATTTTCCTAAGGCAAAGTATTATAAAGACTGGCGCGAAATGTTTGACAAAGAACACAAGCATTTTGACGCGGTATCGGTTTCAACACCCGATCATAACCACGCCATTATTACCTATAATGCTATGCAGCTGAACAAACACGTTTATGTTCAGAAACCGTTGACGCATGATATCTGGGAAGCCCGTTTGCTAACAGAGGCTGCCAAAAAGTATAAAGTGGTTACACAAATGGGTAACCAGGGTGCATCAAATGATGGTACGCGCCTAATGTCGGAATGGTATGATGCCGATCTGATTGGCGATGTACACACTGTTTACTGCTGGACAAACCGCCCCGTTTGGCCGCAAGGCATTGCATGGCCGCCGCCACAACCAAACATTCCTAAAGAACTGGATTGGGACCTGTGGCTGGGTACAGCACCTAAAAAAGATTATGTTGATAAACTGGTACCATTTAACTGGCGCGGCTGGTGGGATTACGGTACCGGTGCCCTTGGCGATATGGGCTGTCACCTGGTTGAAGCTCCTTTCCGGGTGTTGGGTATTCAGTATGCTAAGGATGTACAGGCCAGTGTTGGCAGTGTTTATGTAGATGAGTTTAAAGAAGGACACTTCCCTGAAAGCTGCCCTCCGTCAAGCCACATTACCTTAACATTCCCTAAAACCGATAAAACCAAAGGTGATGTTACACTGCACTGGATGGACGGTGGTATCCAACCAGAAAGGCCTGCTGAATTATTAGCGAGCGAAGATTTTGGCGGTGAAGAAGGTAACGGTACATTGTTTATCGGTACAAAAGGTAAAATGTATGCGAGCACCTATTCTGATGCAGCAACATTATTGCCGAAATCGCTTACCAAAAGCGCTAAAGCTCCGCAGAAATGGGCACGTGTACCGGGCGGCGCTAACGGCCACTATGCACAGTGGGTTGAAGGCTGTATTGCCGGTTACGGTAAAACAGAGCTAAGCTCATCGTTTGATAAGGCTGGTCCGCTTACTGAGGCTTTATTGATGGCTAACCTTGCGGTTCGCGGTCATGAGCTAAATGGCGGCAGGGTAAAATTAGTTTGGGATAACCAGGCTATGAAAGTTACCAACTTTGATGCTGTTAACCAATATATAAAACGCGATTACCGCGAAGGTTTCGTGTTAAAAGCGTAA
- a CDS encoding TolB family protein has translation MRSKIFSVIVSFTCLSLSVFNADAQNPGVFEGQTDVGTVKHQGSGVYDAKLQQYTLTGSGQNIWATHDDFHFVWKKMKGDFILRTNAAFIGKGVEAHRKVGLMVRTTLDSNSKHINAVVHGDGLTSLQYRKTVSGITEEKKAPITAADVIQLERKGNTYTMSVARKGDLFVSEEVTGLDLGDDVYAGIFICSHNADVTEKAVFNNVRIVTPAPASLIPYKQYLGSAIELLDLESQNATVVYQSPKSLQAPNWTVDGKSLIYNSEGSLFKFDLKSHTPKLLNTGIAKNNNNDHVLSFDGKMLVISSGDGGPSIGYTVSSAGGEATRVTQTGHGPSYMHGWSPDNKYLVFCGERNKEYDVYRIPAGGGPEERLTTTPGLDDGPEYSPDGKYIYFNSVRSGLMQIWRMKADGSEQTQLTNDDYNNWFPHISPDGKWIVYITFLKSEVAPNDHPFYKHVYLRLMPVGGGPSKVVAYLYGGQGTINTPSWAPDSKHLAFVSNSDLLFPVFPIAK, from the coding sequence ATGCGCAGTAAAATATTCAGTGTTATTGTAAGCTTCACGTGTCTTTCCTTGTCTGTTTTTAATGCAGACGCACAAAATCCCGGGGTTTTTGAAGGCCAAACCGATGTTGGTACGGTCAAGCATCAGGGCAGCGGTGTATATGATGCTAAACTACAGCAATATACGCTTACCGGTTCGGGCCAGAATATCTGGGCTACGCATGATGATTTTCACTTTGTGTGGAAGAAAATGAAAGGCGATTTCATTTTGCGCACCAACGCTGCTTTTATAGGTAAAGGTGTTGAAGCACACCGCAAGGTTGGACTAATGGTTCGCACTACGCTCGATTCAAATTCAAAACATATTAATGCTGTTGTTCATGGCGATGGCTTAACCTCGCTGCAATACCGTAAAACGGTAAGCGGCATCACTGAAGAAAAGAAAGCACCCATCACAGCCGCCGACGTGATCCAACTGGAACGTAAAGGTAATACCTACACTATGTCCGTAGCCCGCAAAGGCGATCTCTTTGTGAGCGAGGAGGTAACCGGTCTTGACCTGGGTGACGATGTTTATGCAGGCATCTTCATTTGCTCACATAATGCAGATGTTACCGAAAAAGCGGTATTCAATAACGTACGTATAGTTACACCCGCGCCGGCCTCATTGATTCCTTATAAACAATACTTAGGCAGCGCCATTGAGTTGCTTGATCTCGAAAGCCAGAACGCAACAGTGGTTTATCAATCGCCTAAATCACTCCAGGCCCCAAACTGGACGGTTGATGGCAAATCACTCATTTATAACAGCGAAGGTTCGCTTTTTAAATTCGATCTGAAATCGCATACACCAAAGTTGCTGAATACAGGCATCGCTAAAAACAATAATAATGATCATGTGCTTTCGTTTGATGGTAAAATGCTGGTCATCAGCAGCGGGGATGGCGGGCCTTCTATTGGTTACACCGTGTCATCGGCAGGTGGCGAAGCTACCCGGGTAACACAAACAGGGCATGGGCCAAGTTATATGCATGGCTGGTCGCCTGATAATAAATACCTCGTTTTTTGCGGAGAGCGTAACAAAGAGTATGATGTGTACCGGATCCCGGCAGGAGGCGGGCCTGAAGAAAGGCTTACCACTACGCCCGGTTTGGATGATGGTCCCGAATATTCGCCCGATGGAAAATACATCTACTTTAACTCGGTACGCAGCGGCCTGATGCAGATCTGGCGTATGAAAGCCGACGGCAGTGAACAAACGCAATTAACTAACGATGATTATAACAACTGGTTTCCGCATATCTCGCCCGATGGTAAATGGATCGTATATATTACCTTCCTCAAAAGCGAAGTGGCCCCTAACGACCATCCATTTTATAAGCATGTATATTTAAGGCTGATGCCGGTAGGGGGAGGCCCGTCAAAAGTGGTTGCCTATTTATACGGCGGTCAGGGTACTATCAACACCCCTTCATGGGCGCCGGATAGCAAGCACCTGGCATTTGTAAGTAATTCTGATTTATTGTTCCCTGTATTTCCTATAGCAAAATAA
- a CDS encoding sugar phosphate isomerase/epimerase family protein: MYTSRRSFLKTGALAVAGAALLPDSLFAATDNKLKRVGVQLYSVRDAMKADPQGTLKKIADAGYAHVEHANYIDRKFYGYTAKEFKKILADLDLKMPSGHTVMTPQHWDAAKNDFTDAWKYTVEDAATMGQKFVISPWLDEKVRTDTDALKRTMEQFNKCGELCKQSSMMFGYHNHNFEISTKVGDITLYDYIIQNTDPALVAQQIDIGNMYTTGGRALEFINKYPGRFQSMHVKDEIKVPPHNGDDTESTILGAGILPVRDIVKAGAKKGGTSLFIIEQEAYQGKDPIDCVKINLQIMKKWGY, encoded by the coding sequence ATGTATACATCACGCAGATCATTTTTAAAAACCGGCGCGCTCGCAGTTGCCGGGGCGGCGCTACTTCCTGATAGTTTATTTGCCGCTACGGATAATAAGCTTAAACGGGTAGGGGTGCAGCTTTACAGCGTACGCGATGCCATGAAGGCCGATCCGCAGGGGACGTTGAAAAAAATTGCTGATGCTGGTTACGCCCATGTGGAGCATGCTAACTATATCGACCGGAAATTTTACGGCTATACCGCTAAAGAATTTAAAAAGATCCTGGCCGACCTTGACCTTAAAATGCCAAGCGGCCATACCGTAATGACACCTCAGCACTGGGATGCAGCCAAAAATGATTTTACCGATGCGTGGAAATATACCGTTGAAGACGCGGCCACCATGGGGCAAAAGTTTGTAATAAGCCCTTGGCTTGATGAAAAGGTACGTACAGATACCGATGCCCTGAAACGCACCATGGAGCAGTTTAACAAGTGTGGTGAGCTTTGCAAGCAATCGTCAATGATGTTTGGCTACCATAACCATAACTTTGAGATCAGTACCAAAGTGGGCGATATCACCCTTTATGATTATATCATCCAAAATACCGATCCGGCTTTGGTGGCCCAGCAAATAGACATCGGCAACATGTACACTACCGGTGGCAGAGCGTTGGAGTTTATCAATAAATATCCCGGCCGGTTCCAGTCCATGCACGTAAAGGACGAAATTAAAGTACCGCCCCATAATGGCGATGATACCGAAAGCACTATTTTAGGCGCGGGGATCCTGCCGGTTAGAGATATTGTAAAGGCCGGGGCAAAAAAAGGCGGCACCTCCTTGTTCATTATTGAGCAGGAAGCATACCAGGGCAAAGACCCAATCGATTGTGTAAAAATTAATTTACAAATCATGAAAAAATGGGGCTATTAA
- a CDS encoding GMC oxidoreductase yields the protein MANLNIDSVKERTFDAIVIGSGMSGGWAAKEFADKGLKTLILERGRDVKHIKDYPTTNMYPWEFEHRGELPMAVQEANPIVNRCYAFGESAAHFFVKDAEHPYIQDKPFDWIRGYQVGGKSLLWARQTQRWSDFDFEGPARDGFAVDWPIRYKDIAPWYSYVEKFAGISGNRDGIPELPDGEFLPAFPLNTVEEYFSKHVKSNYKNRYVISARCAHLSTPNQIHLDQGRVQCQRRTICERGCPFGGYFSANATTIPWALKSGHAALRPFSVVESIIYDDKLGKATGVRVIDTNTKEAIDYYAKVIFVNAAALNTNLILLNSKSHRFPNGLGNDSGVLGKYVAFHNYSAHIGAEYDGAKEWTTDGRNPAGGGYIPRFRNVYKQETDFLRGYASGFSAYRFPQRSWDGVGSSLKDNLANKELGPWRVGSHMMGETIPKESNFVSLDDKQKDAWGVPLLKMNIDYDDNDEKMKKDYVEQLTEMFTSAGFTNIKASTDKRAPGLDIHEMGGARMGNDPKTSILNKWNQVHSVKNVFVTDGASMTSTSCQNPSLTYMAFTARAADYAMSEMKKGNI from the coding sequence ATGGCTAATTTAAATATCGACAGCGTTAAGGAACGCACTTTCGACGCGATAGTAATTGGCTCGGGTATGAGTGGGGGATGGGCTGCTAAAGAGTTTGCGGACAAAGGACTCAAAACGCTGATATTGGAGCGTGGCCGCGATGTGAAGCATATTAAGGATTACCCTACTACCAATATGTACCCCTGGGAGTTTGAACACCGGGGCGAATTGCCGATGGCTGTACAAGAAGCCAATCCTATTGTAAATCGCTGTTATGCTTTTGGAGAAAGCGCCGCGCATTTTTTTGTTAAAGATGCCGAACACCCCTACATACAGGATAAACCCTTCGATTGGATCCGCGGCTACCAGGTGGGCGGTAAATCCCTGCTTTGGGCACGTCAAACCCAGCGCTGGAGCGATTTTGATTTTGAAGGTCCCGCCCGTGATGGTTTCGCGGTGGACTGGCCTATCCGTTATAAAGATATTGCGCCATGGTATAGTTATGTAGAGAAGTTTGCAGGGATCTCCGGCAACCGTGATGGTATTCCCGAATTGCCCGATGGTGAGTTTTTACCCGCATTCCCGTTAAATACTGTTGAAGAATATTTTAGCAAGCACGTAAAAAGTAATTATAAAAACCGTTACGTGATCAGCGCTCGTTGCGCCCACCTGTCAACCCCTAACCAAATCCATCTGGATCAGGGCAGGGTACAATGCCAAAGGAGAACGATCTGTGAGCGTGGCTGCCCGTTTGGAGGCTATTTCAGCGCTAACGCTACTACTATTCCCTGGGCTTTAAAATCCGGTCATGCAGCATTAAGGCCGTTTTCGGTAGTGGAATCTATTATATATGATGATAAACTGGGCAAAGCTACCGGTGTGCGGGTTATTGATACCAATACCAAAGAAGCTATCGACTATTATGCCAAAGTAATATTCGTCAATGCCGCGGCGTTAAATACCAACCTGATATTGCTTAATTCCAAATCGCACCGTTTCCCTAATGGTTTGGGCAATGATAGCGGCGTGCTGGGTAAATATGTAGCTTTCCATAATTATTCGGCCCATATTGGCGCCGAGTATGATGGCGCTAAAGAATGGACAACTGATGGGCGTAATCCTGCCGGTGGGGGGTATATTCCAAGGTTCAGGAATGTGTACAAACAAGAAACCGACTTTTTGCGTGGCTATGCTTCGGGTTTTAGCGCATACCGTTTCCCGCAGCGTAGTTGGGACGGCGTAGGCAGCAGTCTGAAAGACAACCTGGCTAATAAAGAGCTCGGCCCATGGCGTGTAGGCTCACATATGATGGGCGAAACCATCCCGAAGGAAAGCAATTTTGTAAGCCTTGATGATAAGCAAAAAGATGCCTGGGGCGTACCATTATTAAAGATGAACATTGATTACGACGATAACGATGAGAAGATGAAGAAGGATTATGTGGAGCAGTTAACCGAGATGTTCACCAGCGCGGGCTTTACTAACATTAAAGCCAGTACCGATAAACGGGCACCGGGGCTTGATATTCATGAAATGGGCGGTGCCCGCATGGGGAATGATCCCAAAACATCGATTTTGAACAAATGGAACCAGGTGCACAGCGTTAAAAACGTATTTGTTACCGACGGCGCCAGCATGACATCAACCTCGTGCCAAAATCCGTCATTAACTTATATGGCCTTTACGGCAAGGGCCGCCGATTATGCCATGAGCGAGATGAAGAAGGGGAATATATAG
- a CDS encoding fatty acid desaturase, with the protein MAFLNTVLEPPAYGWTDELGNLSKPTNKQIVKEFFKRLNVFRDKKNWLSFLSWSLVLALVPFLGLFIFKYFSITGLIVAFVYGMIIMGTHGTIWHHRYCTHGAYSFKNNFWRFFTQNLTLKIIPEEIYAVSHHVHHALSDQPGDPYNAQGGFMYCFLADVNHQPIARDMDEVHYKKCVNLMKHTGVTTNTYRQYQKWGTLANPTRTIVSIILNWGFWFTAFYLLGGPALACAVFGSAGIWAVGVRTFNYEGHGKGKDMRREGIDHNREDMSINQLWPGYVAGEWHNNHHLYPKSARSGFKPYQFDLAWCYIKMMSILGAVSSYRDSKADFLKEYCTPVPVGVPVAIPVTEILVAGE; encoded by the coding sequence ATGGCATTTTTAAACACTGTGCTCGAACCACCTGCATATGGTTGGACAGATGAACTTGGCAACCTCTCAAAACCCACTAACAAACAAATTGTAAAAGAATTTTTTAAACGTCTGAACGTATTCAGGGATAAAAAGAATTGGCTTTCGTTTTTAAGCTGGTCGCTGGTGCTGGCTTTAGTTCCGTTTTTAGGCCTGTTCATCTTTAAATATTTCAGTATTACAGGCCTTATTGTTGCCTTTGTGTATGGAATGATCATTATGGGCACTCACGGCACTATCTGGCATCACCGGTATTGTACACATGGGGCTTATAGCTTTAAAAATAACTTCTGGAGATTTTTTACGCAAAACCTTACGCTTAAAATCATTCCCGAAGAGATCTATGCGGTATCACATCATGTACATCATGCTTTATCTGATCAGCCGGGCGACCCTTACAATGCCCAGGGCGGTTTTATGTATTGCTTTTTGGCCGATGTTAACCACCAGCCTATAGCCCGCGATATGGACGAGGTGCATTATAAAAAATGCGTTAACCTGATGAAACACACCGGGGTAACTACAAATACGTACAGGCAGTATCAAAAATGGGGCACCCTGGCTAATCCAACCCGCACTATAGTTAGTATCATTTTAAACTGGGGTTTTTGGTTTACAGCTTTTTATCTTTTAGGCGGACCGGCATTGGCCTGTGCTGTATTTGGCTCTGCCGGCATCTGGGCAGTTGGTGTACGTACATTTAATTACGAAGGTCACGGCAAAGGAAAAGATATGCGCCGCGAAGGTATTGACCATAACCGCGAGGATATGTCCATTAATCAATTATGGCCGGGCTATGTTGCCGGAGAGTGGCATAATAACCACCACTTGTATCCTAAAAGTGCACGTTCCGGCTTTAAACCATATCAGTTTGATTTGGCCTGGTGTTACATTAAAATGATGAGCATACTGGGAGCTGTAAGCTCATACCGCGACTCTAAAGCTGATTTTTTGAAGGAATATTGTACGCCTGTTCCGGTTGGTGTACCGGTAGCTATACCGGTTACTGAAATATTGGTAGCGGGAGAATAA
- a CDS encoding Gfo/Idh/MocA family protein gives MKLRLGMIGGGQGAFIGAVHRIAARIDGEYELVCGAFSSNAEKSQASGVLLGLPASRSYSSYQELIEKEKQLPENERVQVISIVTPNHVHFAPTKMALENGFHVVLDKPMTFSLEEAKELEKVVSASGKLFCLTHTYTGYPMVKEAKQLIKAGAIGTVRKVYVEYPQGWLSSFLEGEDNKQASWRTDPGKSGIAGAMGDIGTHAFNLAEYVTGLQVTKICADINIVVAGRKLDDDGAALLKFNNGASGVLTATQIAAGEENNVKIRVYGEKGGLEWHQSDANSLTVMYTDKPAETWRTGGGYTSSFAQHNTRTPAGHPEGYLEAFANLYRNFALTVKAGLEGKQATPEELDFPGIEEGVRGMAFIENVIASGKSDAKWTDFTI, from the coding sequence ATGAAATTAAGATTAGGAATGATAGGCGGCGGACAAGGTGCCTTTATTGGTGCCGTACACCGCATAGCTGCCCGTATTGATGGTGAGTATGAATTGGTTTGCGGCGCTTTTAGCAGTAATGCCGAAAAATCACAGGCCAGTGGTGTTTTGCTTGGTTTACCGGCAAGCCGCTCTTATAGCTCTTACCAGGAGCTTATCGAAAAAGAAAAACAACTGCCCGAGAACGAACGTGTGCAGGTGATCAGCATTGTAACACCTAACCATGTACATTTTGCCCCAACCAAAATGGCGCTTGAAAATGGTTTTCATGTGGTGCTTGATAAACCCATGACTTTTTCGCTTGAGGAAGCTAAAGAACTGGAAAAAGTAGTTAGTGCATCGGGCAAACTATTTTGCCTTACGCATACTTACACAGGCTACCCCATGGTTAAGGAAGCTAAGCAATTGATCAAAGCAGGTGCAATAGGTACAGTACGGAAGGTTTATGTTGAGTATCCGCAAGGATGGTTGAGCAGTTTTTTAGAAGGAGAAGATAACAAGCAAGCCTCCTGGCGTACCGATCCGGGTAAAAGCGGGATTGCCGGTGCCATGGGCGATATAGGTACACACGCCTTTAACCTTGCCGAATACGTTACCGGCTTACAGGTTACTAAAATTTGTGCCGATATCAACATCGTAGTTGCAGGCCGCAAGCTTGATGATGATGGCGCGGCATTGTTGAAATTTAACAATGGTGCAAGCGGCGTGCTTACGGCTACCCAAATTGCAGCCGGCGAAGAAAATAATGTGAAGATCAGGGTTTATGGTGAAAAAGGCGGTTTGGAATGGCACCAGAGCGATGCTAACTCATTAACTGTAATGTATACCGATAAGCCTGCCGAAACCTGGCGCACCGGCGGGGGGTATACCAGCTCATTCGCGCAGCATAATACACGTACGCCTGCCGGTCACCCCGAAGGTTATCTGGAGGCATTTGCCAACCTGTACCGTAATTTTGCTTTGACAGTTAAAGCAGGTTTGGAAGGTAAGCAGGCCACTCCCGAAGAACTTGATTTTCCGGGTATCGAAGAAGGCGTTCGAGGAATGGCCTTTATTGAAAATGTGATAGCATCAGGTAAATCAGATGCCAAATGGACTGATTTCACTATTTAA
- a CDS encoding GMC oxidoreductase, which yields MSANTYDAIVIGSGISGGWAAKELTQKGLKTIMLERGRNIEHIKDYVNATKDPWEFPHRGGRTQKMIDDYPVLKRDYPLNETNLDYWASDKDSPYTEIKRFDWFRGYHVGGRSLMWGRQSYRWADVDFEANLKDGIAVDWPIRYKDIAPWYSYAEQFAGISGNKDGLPILPDGDFMPPMEMNVVEKDVSKRLKEFYKEARHMIIGRTANITVPHNNRTNCQYRNKCWLGCPFGAYFSTQSATLPAAMATGNLTVRPWSIVTKILYDKDTKKAKGVEVLDAETNKTYEYFAKIVFVNASTINSAWILMNSATDVWEGGLGSSSGELGHNLMDHHLNVSAYGRIEGYEDKYYFGRRANGFYIPRYRNLNGEKRDYIRGFGYQGSASREGWSRDIAELNIGGAFKDALTEPGSWHIGMGAFGETLPYHENKVTIDKTKKDKWGLPVVAIDAELKANELKMRIDMEKDGKEMLEAIGAKDVQTSSTNPFLGRGIHEMGTARMGRDPKTSVLNEWNQVWDAKNVFVTDGSCMTSAACQNPSLTYMALTARAANHAVEILKKGEI from the coding sequence ATGTCTGCAAACACTTATGACGCAATAGTCATTGGCTCAGGAATTTCAGGCGGGTGGGCTGCCAAGGAACTTACACAAAAGGGTTTGAAAACCATCATGCTTGAGCGTGGCCGTAATATCGAGCACATTAAAGATTACGTAAACGCAACCAAAGACCCATGGGAATTTCCGCACAGAGGCGGCCGTACCCAGAAAATGATTGATGATTACCCGGTTCTTAAACGCGACTATCCGTTAAATGAAACCAACCTTGACTATTGGGCAAGTGATAAAGATAGTCCTTATACAGAAATTAAACGTTTCGACTGGTTCCGTGGTTACCATGTAGGCGGCCGCTCACTGATGTGGGGACGCCAATCGTACCGCTGGGCTGATGTTGATTTTGAAGCCAACTTAAAAGATGGCATCGCTGTCGACTGGCCTATCCGTTACAAGGACATCGCTCCGTGGTATAGCTACGCCGAGCAATTTGCCGGGATCTCCGGTAATAAAGATGGTTTACCTATCCTTCCTGATGGCGATTTTATGCCGCCTATGGAAATGAACGTGGTCGAAAAAGACGTTTCAAAACGTTTGAAAGAATTTTATAAAGAAGCGCGTCACATGATCATCGGTCGTACGGCTAATATCACTGTACCGCATAACAACCGTACCAACTGCCAGTACCGTAACAAATGCTGGTTGGGCTGTCCGTTCGGCGCTTATTTCAGCACACAATCGGCTACATTGCCTGCGGCTATGGCCACAGGTAATTTAACCGTACGCCCGTGGTCTATCGTTACCAAAATATTGTACGATAAGGATACCAAAAAAGCCAAAGGCGTTGAGGTATTGGATGCTGAAACCAACAAAACTTATGAATACTTCGCTAAGATCGTATTCGTAAACGCATCAACCATTAACTCGGCCTGGATCCTGATGAATTCAGCTACCGACGTTTGGGAAGGCGGCCTGGGCAGCAGCAGCGGCGAACTTGGCCATAATCTGATGGACCACCACCTTAATGTTAGCGCTTATGGCCGGATTGAAGGTTATGAGGATAAATATTATTTCGGCCGCCGTGCAAATGGTTTCTATATCCCGCGCTACCGTAACCTTAACGGCGAAAAGCGTGATTACATCCGTGGTTTCGGTTACCAGGGTTCGGCAAGCCGCGAAGGCTGGAGCCGTGATATTGCCGAACTGAACATTGGCGGTGCGTTTAAGGATGCATTGACCGAACCAGGTTCATGGCATATAGGTATGGGCGCTTTTGGCGAAACATTGCCTTATCACGAAAACAAGGTTACCATCGACAAAACCAAAAAAGATAAATGGGGCTTGCCTGTTGTTGCTATTGATGCCGAATTGAAAGCGAATGAACTGAAAATGCGCATCGATATGGAAAAAGACGGCAAAGAAATGCTGGAAGCTATTGGCGCTAAAGATGTACAAACTTCAAGCACTAATCCGTTCCTTGGCCGTGGTATTCACGAAATGGGTACCGCACGTATGGGCCGTGATCCAAAAACTTCAGTATTGAACGAGTGGAACCAGGTTTGGGATGCTAAGAACGTATTTGTTACCGATGGCTCATGTATGACTTCGGCAGCTTGCCAAAATCCGTCGCTTACTTATATGGCATTAACCGCACGTGCTGCTAACCATGCTGTTGAGATCCTTAAAAAAGGCGAAATTTAA
- a CDS encoding gluconate 2-dehydrogenase subunit 3 family protein, translated as MNRREAIGRVGLILGGTIIGAEFFISGCKPSSPKVNDLFTQDDVALMDEIGETILPATSTPGAKAAEIGKFMTVMVQDCYTADDQKIFTKGLKDLNDASDKKFGKKFLEATPEQRTELLTELDKEQKAYTKTKKPEDPNHYFRMLKELTLLGFFTSKPGATQALRYIAVPGKYDGNLPYKKGDKAWAT; from the coding sequence ATGAATAGAAGAGAAGCGATAGGCAGGGTAGGTTTGATCCTTGGCGGTACCATCATCGGCGCCGAGTTCTTCATCTCCGGATGTAAACCATCTTCGCCGAAAGTAAACGACCTTTTTACACAGGATGATGTGGCCCTGATGGATGAAATTGGCGAAACCATTTTGCCTGCAACCTCAACCCCGGGTGCTAAAGCTGCCGAAATTGGCAAATTTATGACGGTAATGGTACAGGATTGCTATACTGCCGATGATCAGAAAATTTTCACTAAAGGCCTTAAAGACCTGAATGATGCAAGCGACAAAAAATTTGGTAAAAAGTTTTTAGAGGCTACACCTGAGCAACGTACAGAACTGTTAACCGAGCTTGACAAAGAACAAAAAGCATATACCAAAACAAAAAAACCGGAAGATCCTAACCATTACTTCAGGATGCTGAAGGAATTAACCCTGCTGGGTTTCTTCACTTCAAAACCGGGTGCCACACAGGCATTGCGTTATATTGCCGTTCCTGGTAAATATGACGGCAACCTGCCATACAAAAAAGGTGATAAAGCCTGGGCAACCTAA
- a CDS encoding gluconate 2-dehydrogenase subunit 3 family protein produces the protein MDRRTVIKNLALIIGGAALLPACSQDKAKSKVALKNIDISAEQEQLIGDVAEAITPKTTTPGAKDLLLHLFVLKMVDDCYKKEDQQEFVTGMGHFADHSQKLYSKTFNQLDVKTREAFLLDIEKEGKAEEEVARKNSDKKDAAPATPSVGKYSPELKKFYGMVKRQTINGYTNSKYFMTNIVVYELVPGRYNAHFPYKPKQAV, from the coding sequence ATGGACCGGCGTACCGTCATTAAAAACCTGGCTTTAATAATAGGGGGGGCTGCATTGCTCCCGGCCTGTTCGCAGGATAAAGCAAAATCAAAAGTTGCACTTAAGAATATCGATATCAGTGCCGAACAGGAGCAGCTGATAGGTGACGTTGCCGAAGCAATCACCCCCAAAACAACAACGCCGGGTGCGAAAGACCTGCTGCTCCATTTATTTGTATTGAAAATGGTGGATGACTGCTATAAAAAGGAAGATCAGCAGGAGTTTGTAACCGGCATGGGTCATTTCGCAGATCATTCTCAGAAATTATATAGTAAAACGTTTAATCAGCTCGATGTTAAAACCCGTGAAGCGTTTTTGCTGGATATAGAAAAAGAAGGTAAAGCGGAAGAAGAGGTGGCCAGGAAAAACAGTGATAAAAAAGATGCTGCACCTGCCACACCTTCTGTCGGCAAATATTCGCCCGAGCTTAAGAAGTTTTACGGTATGGTAAAAAGGCAAACCATAAACGGTTACACCAATTCAAAATATTTCATGACCAACATAGTGGTTTATGAGCTTGTGCCGGGCAGGTACAACGCGCATTTTCCTTATAAACCAAAGCAAGCAGTATAA